The genomic window TGAAACTGACGAGGGCTACGAGTTGCTAGAGGATCTTTACATGAGCTCTAATACCTTGACATTTTTGGCTCCTACAGATAAAGCATGGCAGGGGGCGAACATTTGGCCGCCATTCCTTTCGATGACAGACCACTGGGGCACGGACCTCTTGGCGTTACACTTGCTTGAAGGCGAATATACTCCGGCTTCCATGCCATCTCAAGGTGCAGAAGTGGCACCAACCTACCTCAAGATGAAAGATGTGATGAATGCGACGAGTACAGATAGTCAGGCGTATCAAGCCGTGGTAATGTATCAAGGAGATAACGGAGGCCTGGTAGTAGACGGGTGGTGGGGGAATGCCACGAGTTGGGATAGTTCCATAGATACGAGTGGCAGCCCGGGTTTAAATAACTTGGGAATCCTTGCGATCGATTATGTGAGCCTCCTTTTTCTGGTATGGATGACAACTAAATTGGCGAATGTGATGCAGGTTCTTGCTTTTCCTCCTAGCCTCTCAGAGGCTTTCGATACTCCTGGTTTATCCAATATCTCATCCGCTATCGAGGTCATAGGCATGACAGATCAGCTCCAACGACTTACTGACAATGGATTCACTATTTTTGCACCTATGGACTCTGTCTGGACAGCAGAAGCCAAGAGTATGATGGCGGATGATAGTACTGCAGAGCCGTTGGTTAAAAACCACGTAGGTCAAGGTTATTGCAGTGAAAGAACTTAATTGACGTGAAGCGGTAGTACACAACTAACTACTCGCTATTTTCGCCTATGTGGGCTTCACATGGGTCGTTTGATCTCCTAGTTGATTCTGGCGAGACCCTTACAATCAAGGTTGACGATGACGGAGGTTATTTGATCGTCCTTGGAAATGTGGAAGCAAGGATCATCAAGTCAGATATTACCCTCGAAAACGGAATCATGCACGTAAGTCCATTTCGAGGTGAGCAAGAAAGAGCATAGATTGAACACAAGCAGGTAATCGATGCTGTTCTTCTCCCACCTCATAGCGAGTCTAGTACTAGTGGGGCATTCTCTGATGGGGTGGCGGCTGTTCAAACGGGTTCATCTTCGGCTTCCAGTCCTTCAGGGCCCTCAGATTCCCTTGGTTCGTCTAGTGCTGGTTCAGCAGGCTGGGCAAGCTCGACTGCAAGAATGGATACGAGCAATCAGGTGGCTAACGACAGCAGCAATGCCGGGAGGAGGACAACAGTTGGTGTGCCTCTGTTCATGGGCTTGATGCTTGCGAGCGGACTTATTTTATTATAACAGCTGTAGTTTTGTTAGACTCAGTACTCTGTTCCACGTATACTCGGTTTCTTCTCCATATCAGCTCGCCGCAAATGATATGATACACTGCATCTGTCAATCATCTCTCTTCCGACACACTCTCTTGTGATGCTTCTGTGCTGGCCAAAGGGCTACCGTCTTCCAAACGCAGCCTCTCTTCCTCGGTTTCCAAACGCGACAGCTCTTCGCGGCCTTCCATCTCACGTCTGATTTCGTGGAGAGATTCAAATAGTTGTGCTCGGAGGGCAGCACCATATGGTGTAAGGTCTTTTGATCGTCGTGAAAGCTACTCCATTCCGTTAACAACATCCACAGTCTATGGAGGCGATACCCACCAATAATCCCTCGATACCACCAGCCTTTTCAACATCTcttatcttcttcacttGCATTAAAATGCCCTCAAGCTTCGGCAATGACTGTTCCTTGGTCCTATCGATTGGCACTGGTCCGCCCAAGACAGTGACCGGCCAGTCAACATGAGTCAAGTTAGGCTTGAAAGTTCGTTTTGTTTTTTGAAGTGACTTGGGTTTATTGTTACCGGATCGCGTGATTGGGATTGGGATAATAGAGGATTGCGCTAAGCGTTTTCCAACAGTACGAGCTGGCAAAGACATTCTGAAGGTATATG from Cryptococcus gattii WM276 chromosome E, complete sequence includes these protein-coding regions:
- a CDS encoding Hypothetical Protein (Similar to TIGR gene model, INSD accession AAW43710.1), which gives rise to MSLPARTVGKRLAQSSIIPIPITRSGNNKPKSLQKTKRTFKPNLTHVDWPVTVLGGPVPIDRTKEQSLPKLEGILMQVKKIRDVEKAGGIEGLLLSRRSKDLTPYGAALRAQLFESLHEIRREMEGREELSRLETEEERLRLEDGSPLASTEASQESVSEER
- a CDS encoding Hypothetical Protein (Similar to TIGR gene model, INSD accession AAW43707.1), producing MFFKTVSLLLLISPFFCPSLADPTEVDCPDTDLATYLISLIDVLYYNGLTISEELIVHISETDEGYELLEDLYMSSNTLTFLAPTDKAWQGANIWPPFLSMTDHWGTDLLALHLLEGEYTPASMPSQGAEVAPTYLKMKDVMNATSTDSQAYQAVVMYQGDNGGLVVDGWWGNATSWDSSIDTSGSPGLNNLGILAIDYVLAFPPSLSEAFDTPGLSNISSAIEVIGMTDQLQRLTDNGFTIFAPMDSVWTAEAKSMMADDSTAEPLVKNHYTTNYSLFSPMWASHGSFDLLVDSGETLTIKVDDDGGYLIVLGNVEARIIKSDITLENGIMHVIDAVLLPPHSESSTSGAFSDGVAAVQTGSSSASSPSGPSDSLGSSSAGSAGWASSTARMDTSNQVANDSSNAGRRTTVGVPLFMGLMLASGLILL